One window of Serinus canaria isolate serCan28SL12 chromosome 3, serCan2020, whole genome shotgun sequence genomic DNA carries:
- the ZC3H12D gene encoding probable ribonuclease ZC3H12D produces the protein MALASSVSSKAAPPHSRKVSAAGVEAHQSKMDFFCKLGYGKQDICKVLENLGQEALEDDVLKELIRMGSKPQALEKQAQPSQLKLVARGSCSTTAGLKWLGEDESDSSDSLRPIVIDGSNVAMSHGNKEVFSCWGIQLAVDWFRERGHTYIKVFVPLWRKEPPRQDSPIADQHILEELEKQSILVYTPSRKVKGKRVVCYDDRYIVKVAYERDGVIVSNDHYRDLQNENPEWKWFIEQRLLMYSFVSNRFMPPDDPLGRHGPTLSNFLSKKPVLPEKKWQPCPYGKKCTYGNKCKFYHPERQHQAQLSVADELRAKTKVPLALGKEEERCQCSPCDACTETLREARGCSGPSCCPGRSQGNCSEQTFRAWASSAGSDLRLDRRLPQPEPLLEKMSAVSIREDTYGCSWSRCTARDRAVADSPQPCSALRHKLLSLHPPQGLQRPGSPRCPFQRGALPAVPGAMCPERSWARERPGVHGAGHGSRSFPLGAQHEQALESQPRLLLQCPALCPARLAPLGDSQPQRCVPSQPPGQPPQLERSNRTGLFQTAHAYPNASYRDYWPTPAARPPSAQQINIHRELCSPYPYSGMSQVITLYPSIQDKGTGAPPL, from the exons ATGGCACTGGCCAGTTCAGTTTCTAGCAAAGCAGCACCACCACACTCCAGAAAAGTTTCTGCAGCAGGGGTGGAAGCGCACCAGAGCAAGATGGATTTTTTCTGCAAGCTGGGCTATGGTAAGCAGGACATCTGCAAAGTGCTGGAGAACCTGGGCCAAGAGGCCCTGGAGGACGATGTGCTGAAAGAGCTGATTCGGATGGGGAGCAAACCTCAGGCTCTGGAGAAGCAGGCTCAGCCTTCCCAGCTAAAGCTGGTAGCCCGTGGATCGTGCAGCACCACAGCGGGGCTGAAGTGGCTTGGAGAAGATGAGAGTGATTCTTCTGATTCCCTGAGGCCCATTGTGATCGATGGCAGCAATGTGGCCATGAG CCATGGAAACAAGGAGGTGTTCTCCTGCTGGGGGATCCAGCTGGCAGTGGATTGGTTTCGAGAGAGGGGGCACACCTACATCAAGGTTTTTGTCCCGCTCTGGAGAAAGGAGCCCCCTCGACAAGACAGCCCCATCGCAG ATCAGCACATccttgaggagctggagaagcaaTCTATCCTGGTGTACACCCCCTCCCGGAAGGTGAAGGGCAAGCGGGTGGTTTGCTATGACGATCGCTACATAGTGAAAGTGGCTTACGAGAGGGACGGAGTCATTGTTTCCAATGACCACTACCGGGACCTCCAGAACGAAAACCCCGAGTGGAAATGGTTCATCGAGCAGCGACTACTCATGTACTCCTTTGTCAGTAACAG GTTTATGCCTCCAGACGATCCATTAGGTCGGCACGGACCCACCTTAAGTAACTTCCTCAGCAAAAAGCCAGTGCTTCCTGAGAAAAAATGGCAGCCTTGCCCTTATG GTAAAAAATGCACCTATGGcaataaatgcaaattttacCATCCAGAGAGACAACATCAAGCTCAGCTTTCGGTTGCTGATGAGCTCAGGGCCAAAACAAAGGTCCCGCTAGCcctggggaaagaggaggagaggtGTCAGTGCTCCCCGTGCGATGCCTGCACGGAAACTCTGCGGGAAGCCAGAGGCTGCTCCGGGCCCTCCTGCTGCCCGGGCCGCTCCCAGGGCAACTGCTCGGAGCAGACATTCCGTGCATGGGCCAGCAGTGCCGGCTCTGACCTGCGGCTGGACCGGCGCTTGCCGCAGCCGGAGCCGCTCCTGGAGAAGATGTCAGCAGTGTCCATCCGTGAGGACACCTACGGCTGCAGCTGGTCCCGATGCACCGCTCGGGACAGGGCGGTCGCggacagcccccagccctgctccgcCCTCAGGCACAAACTGCTGTCGCTTCATCCCCCTCAGGGCTTGCAGCGCCCCGGCTCTCCCAGGTGCCCTTTCCAGCGAGGAGCGCTCCCGGCCGTGCCAGGCGCGATGTGCCCGGAGCGCAGCTGGGCTCGGGAGCGCCCAGGTGTGCACGGAGCGGGCCACGGGAGCCGTTCCTTCCCTCTCGGCGCTCAGCACGAACAGGCCCTGGAGAGCCAGCCCCGCCTtttgctgcagtgcccagctctgtgccctgcccgGCTGGCCCCGCTCGGCGATTCCCAGCCCCAGCGCTGtgtgcccagccagcccccGGGGCAGCCCCCGCAGCTGGAGCGCAGCAACAGAACGGGGTTGTTCCAGACAGCCCATGCCTACCCCAATGCCTCTTACAGGGACTACTGGCCCACCCCAGCTGCAAGGCCACCCTCTGCCCAGCAAATAAACAtccacagggagctgtgctccCCTTATCCTTACAGTGGGATGAGCCAGGTCATAACTCTGTACCCCAGTATCCAGGATAAGGGGACTGGAGCTCCTcccctgtga